TTGTGCGCGAATCAGCGGCAAAACCCCGCAATCCTGGTGGAATTCCATTAACGAATGGCCGGGCGTCGACGAGTCTTTCCGGGGGACGGCCGCGCCGCTTTTTGTGCGGGCTTTGGATGATGCGGCGCGTGGGCGCGACGTAATTATCGTAACCGACGTCGGACAGCATCAAATGTGGGTGGCGCAGCACATCAGGATTGCCCGCCCGCGCAACTGGATAACTTCCGGCGGACAAGGTTGCATGGGGTTTGGCCTTCCGGCGGCGATCGGCGCGCAGTTTTCCCGGCCGGGTAGCCGCGTTGTCGTCGTGTCAGGCGACGGCGGCTTCAAAATGACCGGCAACGAGCTTTATACTATTGCCCGGCATAAATTGCCGATTGTCAGCGTACTGTTCAACAACGACGGATTGGGCATGATACGCCAGTTGCAGCAAGTGCTTTTTGAAGGGCGGCGTTTTTCCTGTGAATTGCCGCCCATAATGGATTTTATCGCTTACGCGGGAGCTTTCGGAATAAAGGGCGAGCGGGCGGATACAGCGGAAAAATTCGCAGCCGCGCTCGACGGGGCGCTGGCGGCTGATGAGCCTCGGTTTATTGAGGCCGTAATCAAGCCCTCTGACATGGTAAAGCCCATGGTGAATATCGGCGGCGGCTTAAATTCCTATGTAAAGTTTCCTTTGCCGCCCGAATAAATGCCCAATGCCGCCGCATTCCGAAAAAATCCTGCGGCGGCGCAGCCGGGGCGACTATTTTTCAGCGAAAGGCGAACCATGAACAAGCGCGAATATATTCTTTTTATCATGTTTTTTTTGATCGCCGCCGGACTGGCGGGCGAAGGAGCGCTAAGGCCGCCGTCCGTAGAGGACAGGCCCCGGCAGAAAATAACAAAAATAGTGTCTTTGTCGCCGTCGAATACGGAAATACTTTTCGCGCTCGGCGCCGATGCGGAGATTGTCGGGGTAACCACTTACTGCGACTATCCGGCGCAGGCGCTGTCCAAAGAAAAAATAGGCGGATTTTTCGCCCCCGACATAGAAAAAATCGTCCTGCTCGGCCCTGACGTCGTATTCGCCAACAGCACCTTGCAGTCGGAGGCGATCCGCCAATTGCAAAGGGCCGGCCTTTACGTCATGCCGGTGAAGAACGCGGACATTGACGAAATACTCGCGAGCGTAGACACTATTGCCCAAACAATAGGAAGAGAGAAAGAAGGCGGCGCTTTGCGCCAAAAACTGGACGCGGGGCGCCGGGAGGCTAAAACGCGGCTTGCCCGGCATACGGACAAGCCGCGCGTGTTTATAGAGGTTTGGGACAAACCCATCCTGACCGTTGGCCGGCGTTCCTATCTGAGCGGGCTGGTGGCGGAAGCGGGCGGCATTAACGTCGCGGGCGGCGCGGATGCCGACTACTACAATTGGGACATTGAAAAAATATACGCCGCCAATCCTGACGTATACCTTAGGCTGCGCGGCAACGACATGGGAAGCCGCGCCGATATAATGCCGGACACGCTGAGGGAGTTGGGCGCCGTGCGCGGCGGCCGGGTGGTTACTGTGTTCGGCGATTGGATTGTGCGCCCCGGCCCGCGCAGCATTGAAGCCCTGCCGCAGATTGTGGACGCCGTTTACGGCGAGGGACGGTAAAATGAAAACAAGCTGGTCTTTCGTTCTAGCCTTCGCGGCGCTTTTAATCAGCGTATGCCTGCTTTTGTCTGCAGGCGCGCACGAGATAGGCTTTGCCCATTTTGTCCGTTCATTGCTCGGTTTCGGCGACAATTTCACGGCGCAGGAAGAATTGATTGTCTGGCGGCTGCGCTGGCCGCGGATATTGCTGTCACTTACCGTGGGGGCGGCTCTCGCCACCGCCGGCGTATGCCAGCAGGCGATATTCAAGAATCCCTTGGCGGAGCCGTTTATACTCGGCATCTCCGGCGGCGCGGCTTTAGGGGCGGCCATCGCCATTATCGCGGGCTATCCCAACTTAATCGCCTTCATGGCTTTTGTCGGCGGCATAAGCACCGTCGCCATCGTCAAAGGGCTTGACGCCAAATTCGCCGTGACCGGGTCGATAACTCACCTGCTTTTGGCCGGCGTAGCCATTTCGTCCCTCGCCAGTGCTTGCTTGAGCGCGCTCATGTCGCTTTATTCCCAGCAAATGCAACTGATCTTTTTTTGGATCATGGGCAGCGTCGCCATGCCGCCGGACAATTATCCTTTCATTTGCGGCTTTATCGTCCTGTGCATAATCATAACCTGCGGCTACGCCCGCGAACTTGACCTTATAAGCATAGGGGACGAGCAGGCGTTTTTTCTCGGCGTGGAAGTAAAAAAAGTACGCAACGTAATCCTTTTTCTTTCCGCAGTCATCACCAGCCTCGCCGTTTCCATGAGCGGGTCGATCGGTTTTATCGGTTTGGTCGCGCCGCATCTTCTGCGCAATTGGACGGGCGCTTCGCACGTTACCCTGCTGCCGCTTTCGGCTGTTTGGGGCGGGATAATGCTTTTGTGGGCGGACGGGCTTATCCGCCTTGCGCCGTGGTTTTCCGCCTTGCCGGTCGGCGTCGTTACGGCACTTTTCGGCGCGCCCTTTTTCCTTTACATCCTTTGGGCAAGGGGGCGCATGTGATGGACAAATCGCTTCTCGTGGCCGACAATGTTTCTGTTCGGTTAGGGAAGGCCACTATTCTCGCCGATTTTTCTTTTGCTTTAAACAAAGGGGAGTTTTGGGGGGTATTGGGTCCCAACGGCAGCGGCAAGACCACCTTCTTAAAGACCTTGGGCGGCTGGCTGCCTTGTTGCAAAGGGGCGGTCTTTTGGGAAGGCAGGCCGCTCGCCGACATGGAACGCAAAGCGGTTGCCCGCAGGATAGGGATGGTCGCGGTCGAGGAAGGGAACAATTCTTTTACCGTCGAAGAAACGATATTCATGGGAAGGTTTGCGCATCTGGGACGTTTCGCGCGGGTAGAGGCGGATGACAAGGGCAAAGTGGAGGAAGCCATGCGCTCCGTGGGGATCAGCGACAAGCGCGGCCGTTTCATGCATCAACTCAGCCAAGGGGAAAGGCAGAAAGTATGGGTCGCCCGCGCGCTCGCGCAAGACGTTGACGTATTGCTGCTGGACGAGCCGACCGCGCATCTTGACGTAAAAAGCCAAAGCGAGGTGTTTTCCATACTGGAAAACCTGTGCGTCAGCGCTGGGCTCGCGGTCGTCGCCATATTGCACGATGTCAACCTGGCGCTTTGTTTCAGCAGCCACCTTTTGCTCATACAAAACAGAAAAGTCAAGGCGGCGGGGCGGAAAGAAAACATTCTGGACGCGGAAAAATTCACCGAACTTTATCAACTGCCCTTTACCCTGCAGCAAAGCGGCGCAAGCTGTTGGGCCAAGATAAATTATAAATAGGGGCGCATCTGACAATCGCTTGCGGGATGTCGGGCGAGGGGTTTTTGCGGCCGCGGGCGAGCAATGAACTGCCGATTGTCCGCGATGGGGGGGGGCGGCAGCCTCAAACCTTCGCCTGCCTTGCGGGGACGGGCTTACCTTGCCCTAAATGGCGGCGTGTTTTCAGGCCGCTTGGCCGCTGAAAGCTGGCGGGGCTGCCGCCCTTTCGCCAAAGCGGCCCAGACGGGAAAAAATTCGCCGTAGTGCCGCGATGGATTGTCAGAGGCTCCCTTAACGCCGTTTTAAAAGCGCGGCGCAAAGAGGCCGCGCTTTTGCCGGGGACCGGTATTGCCCTGCCTTTGCAGGATTATGTCATGGAGTGGGCGAAATAACGGTATGAGGTGAAAAGAATGAACTTCGTGGATCTGCTGCTGGAAAACATCGTAGTCATTTCCGGCGCCGACGTGATAAACATAGTGCTGGACAAATGGGGGAAGCTGCGCCACGGCATAACCGAGGAGACCGCCGCCAATTACCCGCAGTTTATCAACGATCTTTTGCATATCGCGGACTTTAACAATTCGGCTTGCTTTGAGGGGCTGATTTCCTTTGTCTGTTATTGCGACAGGCTGGGCATGGAGAACACCGTCAAAGCTTTCCGCAATATAAAAGCCTACAAAGACGCGGAAATACTTGAAGAAATATTCAACATCGCCGAAGTTCAAAGACTTTACTCCGGCCGGGCGAAAACATTGCCGGACGAAGTGGTTGAGCGGATTGTCTTTCTCGGCGCGGCAATGTATTTTAATCAAGCGGAAACAGAGGTTTGGGAACTATTGGAACAATACGTCGACAAAGAAATGCACAGCTATACCATGCACATAAAAACCCGGTTGAAAAACTGAAGAAAAGGCATTTTTCCTGTAATTTATTATTTTGTTTTTTATGTTATAATACAAATGAAATTATAACCTAAACAGTTCCAGGGGGTTTTCCTGCCAATGCCGGACAAATACGCCAAAAGCGCCGCTAAAAAGACTGCGGGGAAAAAGCGGGCCAAACTTAACTTGCTGCGCTTGTTCGCGGTGGTTTTCGTTATAGGTTTCGTCATAATCTGCGGGACAATAATCGGTTTTGTTACCGCCAGCGTGAAAAACCTGCCCGAACAACTTGGCAGCCTTGAGCCGGCCGCCGCCTCGCAGTTTTTCGACAATCGCGGCAGTCTCATCGCGACGACCAAATCGGAAGAAAACCGCATACCGGTAAAGCTCAGCCAAATTCCTAAGGATGTGCAGGACGCGTTTATCGCGGTTGAGGACATCCGCTTTTACCAGCACGCCGGCATTGACCTGCGCGCCATCCTGCGGGCGGCCTGGAGCAATATAACCAATACGCAGATCGCGGAAGGCGGCAGCACCATAACCCAGCAATTAGCCAAAAATACCGTCCTGACACAAGAGCAGACGCTCAACCGCAAAATACAGGAAGTGGTCGTCGCGCTCAAAATAGAAGAAAAATACACAAAATCCGAAATCCTTGAGATGTACCTTAACCAGATCTATTTCGGGCAGGGCGCTTACGGAGTGCAGTCGGCTTCGATGGTTTACTTCGGCAAAGATGTCGGCAAACTTTCTTTGGCCCAGGCCGCCATGCTGGCGGGCATCCCCAAGAGCCCCAACTATTTTTCGCCGCTCGCCAATTTTGACGCCGCCAAAGAGCGCCAGCACATTGTTTTGGATCAGATGGCAAAATACAAATTCATAACGCCCGAGGAGGCAAAGGCCGCCCGGGAGGAAAAAATCGACGTTACTTCGCACCGCAAAGCCGCTTCCAACAAACTGGATTACTACATTGACTACGTAACGCAGATCCTGATCGATAAATTCGGCGCGGACGCCGTCTACAAAGAAGGCCTGAAGGTATATACGAGCATCGACATGGCCGTGCAGCGGGCGGCGGAAAACGCCATGCGCGACGTGCCTGTTTACGAGACCGACGCCAACGGCCTAGAGCAGCCGCAGGGCGCGCTGATCGCCCTTGACCCGCGCGACGGGCAGATAAAAGCCATGATCGGCGGGCGGGGGACAGATCAATTTAACCGCGCGGTTTTAGCGGTGCGACAGCCCGGCTCCGCTTTTAAACCTTTCGTGTATCTGGCGGCGATCGACAGCGGGCTCACGTCGGCCACGATAATGGACGACAAAGACCTGAAACTGCCCGGCGGCTGGTCGCCGCGCAATTATGACTGGACTTTTCACGGCAAGATAAGCATGCGCACGGCTTTGGTAAACTCCTACAACATCCCCGCCGTTTTTCTCGCCCAGCAGGTAACGCCGGAAAGAGTGCTCAGTTTCGCTCAGAAAATGGGAATATCCACACTTGTGCTCTCAGGCAACGTGAATGACATCAACCTCGCCATGGCGCTCGGCGGGCTGACCCGCGGCGTTACGCCCCTGGAGATGGCCAGCGCGTTCGGCGTGTTTGCGCAAAACGGCTTGTATACGGAACCTGTGGCGGTAATGAAAGTTGTCGACCGCAACAACAAAACGATATTTATGGCGAGAACCAATTCCCGGCAAGTAGTTCCGGTCAACAGCGCATACATCGTCAACAACATGATGCAGGACGTGATCAGCCGCGGCACAGGCTATGCCGCCAACATCGGCCGCCCGGCGGCCGGCAAGACCGGCACTACGAGCGAATACAAAGATGCCTGGTTTGTCGGTTTTACGCCGGACCTGTCCGCCGCCGTATGGATCGGCATTGACAGCGGCGGCGATCTCCGGGGCATGACCGGCGGCGATTTGCCCGCCCGACTGTGGGGCAAATTTATGGCCGAAGCATTGAAAGATACTCCCGCGCAAAACTTCAAACGTCCGCCCGGAGTGATAATACCGCCGGAGCCGGTAATCAAAAAAGACACCGATCCCGTAGAAAAAGACAAAAAACAGCCAGGCGCGTCGCCGCCGATCAAAAGGCCGCCGCCCGCCGCTAAAAACGCCGACAAAAACGATAGCAAAAAACCGGCCGAAACCCCCCCGCCTTCCAACCGGCGGCGAACCGGCGACAGTAAATTGTAAAGTTTCGCCGCCGGCGGCCGCGTTACGCGAACAGCCGATAAATGAACCACGCGGCGGCCAAACCAAGCGCGATAAAAATAAAAGCCGGCAACAGCACAAATACGGAAAAAAGCAAAATAGCCGCCAGCAAAAGGCTTCCCAATATTCCCGAAGGAAAGCGCGCCGTCCAAACCCGTGCGCGCGGATCGTTGCGCCATTCGCGCCGGTCGAAGCCTTGACCCTCGTAAAAACCGTCCTCGTTTATCGTTATCTCCGGCGGTTTTTCCCCCATTCGGTTAAAAGCCGTTTGGCGGTTCAGCTCCTTATCGGGCACGGCGCCGCAATATGGGCAGTCGCCGCCGGTCTCGTCAAATTCCCGGTCGCAGTTCGCGCAGCGCATCAGCTATCCCCCAAAATAATTTTTGCCGCCTCCGGCAGCGCTGCCGCCGATCTGCGGTTAAACTCGTATTCGGTTTTTACCGTGGATCAATATGGTTCAATGATCCATCAGCAACATGATGAAGCCTTCTTCGTTGAGATAGCGCAAATCGTAAGGCTCGATGCCGAGCGCGCGGGAAATGTAGCTTTTGTATCTATAGACGGCGGCCAGCGGCACTTTAAATATGTTCGCGATATAATCATAATCAACGGTAAACGCCGAATTAAGGTCGACAAAAATCGCCACAATGCCAGCCGCCCACAGTTGGGGCTTTTTGACCGCTGTTTTCCTTTGCGCGCAGTAATCGAGCCACATGCGCAGAGCCAGCTGCTGGTCGTGAAAAGAAAACATATTTTCCGCCATAGCTGGCAGCAATTTGCCGATCACGCCCGTATTCACGAGCTTTTCGGCCGGTTGGGAGCGCTGTGCCTGCCGGGGGGCGGCAATATCGGGGACGGCGTTCAGTTTGCTGAAGGTCGTGAAAATATCTATGGCGTGCCGCACCGCCACCGCGTGCCGCCGGAAAAACCCGTCCCAATTGGCGTCCGGCTCCTGCGCCAAGTAAAATTTCATCTGTTTTTCCACTTCGTTCTTTATTCGCCGCCGCAGTTTCAAACTTACCGGTACGCTCATAACGTAATTTACCAGGACCATATTGTCGGAGAAAAGATGCCCCATGAACAAAAGCTCTTTCAGGGGCAGCGTGTTTTCAATCGGATTGGGCAGAAAGAAATTGTGGCCGGTGAAAAGATCCTCGCACTCCAGCCAGTCCTCGGCCGATACGTTTTTGACGAAAAAAACGGCGAAGCGGGCGTTGATCAGCTCGTCCAAAAGTTCGGCCGTTTCCGCCGGATAATCGCCGAGGTCACGGAAATTCCGAAGCGGGGTCTTGTCGTTTTTGAGCAGCCGGTAATCAAAAAGAAAATAATCCCAAAACCCCAGCCAAAAATCCTGCCGGCGGTTCTCGAGGTCATCCTCGTCCCAGCCCATGATGCCATGATACAAAAATATGGCTCGTTCAAAATCGGGCATATACTCCCTTTTCTGGTAAAATTGGTTTAAAAGCAAAAGCAGCTCCTGCAAATGTTCGTCCAATTTAAGATAAATAGGGGCGGGCGCGTCCGGGGTGGCGAATTTGTCGGAAACGAAGGAAAGGTTGATGTCCTTGCGCAGGGCGTCAGGCAATTTCAACTCGCCGCGCGCCATAAACTTAGCGGCCTCGCGCAGCGCGCCGGTCGGCTCAACGATCTTTTTTTGGGACAAATAATCATAAAAATCGATCAAAGTATTGAAATAACGCTCGACCGAAGCCGAATTCAATTTGAAGTCGGCCACGTTGCGCCCAAGCCAATTCAGCATTTCGCGAAAATTAATCAGTTTGGCCTGCTGGAGGGAAATGTCCGCGTAGGCCAAATAAAGGCCGAACATCAAAAGCTGCTGCCACATCGCCTGGAGTTTTTTGTCGTCGGCGTGCTGCCAGGCTTTTTTTCGTAGAAAACCTTCCACCCATTCATATTTAATTATATCGTTCCACGCCGCGTCTTGTTCATAAAAAAAACGCACGGCATCATAAACATTTTTCATCCGTACCCCTCGCCGGTCAAAATTGAACTGATTAATTATACCACAAGAAAAATTGATTGGCAAAATACCGATAAAATTTGAGTTTTTCAAGCGGCAGCCGCAGGGCAGGCGCGCACGGCTTTTTGTAACGCTGTGATAATTTTCGGGCTGTTTTTCTTTAAAAAATATGGTATAATGCCCTTAGTTATCTACAGATAACTAAGGGCATTATTGCGGCAGAGGATAGGTTTTATAGGCATATTATTTTGTTTTGAAAGGAGATCGGCATGAAAAGGAAAAAGTTTTTCGCGGGACTGCTCGGCGTTTTTGCCCTGGGCGCGCCTGCGGTCGCTTTGGCCGAAGATAATGCCGCCGAGTTTGAACTGGCGCCGATCGTGGTTACGGCCACCCGCGTTGCCAGCGACACCAAGGAAGTGGCGGCGGCCGTGCAGGTCATAACCAAAGATGACATGGAGCGGATTGGCGCGCAAGACCTTGGGCAGGTTTTGCGCTTGGCCACCGGCATCCAAGTGGTTGGCGGCACGGGCAAAAAAAGCATAAACATCCGCGGCTTTGACTCGCGCTTTTCCATGATCATGGTGGACGGCCGCCGCCTTGCTGCGGAACCGGATCAGCTTTTTGAACTGGGGCGCATACCGCTGGCCAACATCGAGCGCGTCGAGATCGTCCGCGGGCCGCAAAGCGCCCTTTACGGCACCGAGGCTTTGGGCGGCGTAGTCAATATAATTACGCGAAACGCCAAAGAGCAGTCCTTCAATCTGTCTTTGGATCTTGGGCGCTACGCCCACGACAAGAGCGACACGGGCAATTACGATTTTAATTTCCAGTCCGGCCAGGCCGGGCGCTTCCGCTATTCCCTGTATGCGTCTTACCGCGACAGCCAGCCCTTGTACCGAGGGCCCGGTTATACCTACCAACCTTATGGCTGGCATCGGGACGTCGGGACGCGGATCGACTACGACCTGTCCCCGACGGAAACCCTTACCCTCAACCTTTCTTACGGGGAGGAAAGGACGAATGAAATAACCTTTAGGCCCAATCCATCGTTTTTGCGCCGGACGCTGGACAACAACCGGCGCGACGAGCAGTCGCTCAGCTATACCCGCAAGGCCGAAGGAACCGAACTGTTCTTTCGTTATTACCAGGGGCGGCTCAGCAAAGATGTCGATCAATTGAACAATACTACCGGCGCCCTGATGAACTCGGGCAGTTGGGTACGGGCCGAACGCGTCATGCGCGTCTTGGAAGGACGCCTGACCAGAAAAATAAACGAGCGGCATACCTTAGTTGCCGGCGCCGAATACCGGCCGGAAAAGTTCCGCGGCACCGCCGTGAATACCGGCGAAGGCATTTTCTACGTTACCTACGCGGGAACTACGAAACAAGGTTCTACCGCCTGGCTTGATTATCTCGGCCTGTATGTTCAGGACGAATGGCGGGTTACGCCTAAATTCAAAACCATTCTTGCCCTGCGTTATGACGACAACAACAAATTTGGCAGCGATTTCAGCCCCAAACTTGGATTGATTTATCAGTTTGACGACGCGTCAAGGCTGAAAATCAACGCCGCAAAAGCTTTCCGCAGCCCAACGCCCAACCAGCTTTACAATATGACCGCCGGACAAATTGGCAATCCGAACCTGCGCTCGGAAAAAGCCAATTCTTACGACTTGTCCTATGAAAAGGAATTCGCCCGCTCCCGTTATAAAATTACTTGGTTCTACAACGACGTGAAAAATCTTATTGATATTTCTTCCGGCCAATACACAAATATTGACAAAGCGACCATTCAAGGATTGGAAGCGGAATACGCTGTCAAATTAGGTAAAAACTGGTCGTGGGCGAACAGCTATGCCTTGCTGGACGCAACCAACGACACAACTCATGCCCGCTTGCCTAACCGCGCGCGCGACCTATTCACTTCGCGCCTGTCCTGGGACGACCATAAATGCTTTACTGCCGATTTCTGGGCGCAGCTTTATGGCAGCTATCTGCCGGCCAACGATGCGAGTATCGCCAATCAGCGCGCGCGTTCTTACGTTCTCTGGAATCTTGCCGGCAGCTGCAAATTAAACAAAAACACCAAGATAGTCGCCGGGCTTTACAACATATTCGACAAGCGCGACGAAGACACCTTGGAAATGGGGCGCTATTGGCATGTCAGCATGCGACTGAGCTTTTGACGTCGTTGACCATGAGCGTTCGGCAGCTTCACTGTCCAATGGCCGTACTTTGCCGAGCCGACGCGCTCTATTAAGCCCAACGCTTTTAGCGCTTGAATGTGAACCTGAACGTTGCGCGGCGCCATGGCGACTGCCTTGGCAATGGCTTTTGCGGTTGCTATCGGTTCAGTTTGCGCCGACATTTTCTTCAATGCGTTCTACGATGTTTTTTGCGCCGCCAACATCGGTGTCAAACCCGATCTTCTTCCAGATAATTGTTTTCCTCTTTCTTGTAAAGCGGCCGCATTTTTTGCTGCAATGAAGGCTGGCCGCTTTGCGCGTATTCGCAGGCTGAACGATAAAGTTCCGCCTGCGCGTCAATTTGGGGCGGGCGGCTGCCAAACCGCCGGTATGTGCCGTTGCTGCCCATAGTGTAAGCCTTGACGTTGTCTTTAAGATAAACGTCCAGTATGTTTTTAATCCTTTCGATATGTTCGCCCCTTTCGACCGGGAAAAGCAGTTCCACCCTGTCGTTAAGGTTTCTTTCCATCCAGTCCGCGCTGGAAAGGTACACTTCTTCTTCGCCGCCGTTGAAGAAATAAAATATCCGCGTATGTTCAAGATAGCGGCCGACAATGCTGCGGACGGCGATGTTTTCGCTTACGTTCTGCTTGCCGCCGATAAGACCGCAAATCCCCCGCACTATGAGGTCGATCCTTACGCCGGCGTGGGACGCTTCGTAAAGCTTTAAGATCATGTCTCGGTCGATCAAGGAATTCATTTTGGCAATGATGCGTCCTGTTCCGCCATTTTTGGCAATGGCGATTTCGTTGTTGATAAGCTTATAAAACTTTTCCCGGAGACCAATGGGAGCCATGGCAAGTTTGTCCAAAAGCGGAGGCTCCGAGTAACCTGACAGCACATTGAAGAAAGCCGAGGCGTCCGCGCCTATTTGCTCGTTGGAGGTGATTATGCCCATATCGGTATACAAGGCGGCGGTATTGTCGTTGTAGTTGCCTGTGCCCAGGTGCACGTAGCGTTTAATCCGGCCGTTTTCCAGCCGGACGATCAAAATGATCTTGGAATGGGTTTTCAGTCCGACCAGGCCGTATATGACGTGGCAGCCTGATTTTTCCAGCCGCTTGGCCCAGGTTATATTATTTTCTTCGTCAAATCGTGCCTTTAGCTCTACCAGCACCGTTACCTGCTTGCCGTTTTCCGCGGCTCGCGCCAAAGCGTCCACTATGGGGGAATTGCCGCTAACCCGGTAAAGGGTCTGTTTTATTGCCAGCACCTCCGGATCCTCGGCCGCGTTGCACACCAATTTGACCAGCGGCTCGAAAGATTCAAAAGGATGGTGAAGCATGATGTCTTTTTCCTTTGCCAAAGCCAGAATGTCATCGCAGCATAGAAGGTCGGCCGGCGTTTGGGGAGGCTGCGGCGCATTGCAAAGGGACGCGAAATCGGGCATGTTCGCCAACTTGAAAAAACAAGTAAGATCAAGCGGCCCGTTTATTTCATATATGTCGCTTTTGTCCAGCGACAGATTTTTCTTTAAAAAAATTATTATTTCATCGTCGTCGGCGGCATTGACTTCCAAACGCACCACGTCGCCGCGGCTGCGTTTGCGCAAGGAGCGCTCGACTTCTTTCAGCAAGTCGTCCGTGTCAATGTCGTCAATATAAAGGTCGGCGTTCCTGGTTATGCGAAAAGGCAGAACCGTTTTTATCTTATGGCCCGGGAAAAGCGCCTGGCAATATTGCATAATCAACTCTTCCAGGAAGACGAAAACGCGGCCGCTGTCGTTTGTTTTTACTTCCAGAAGGCGCGGCAGCACGGACGGCACCTGTACAAAGGCGATATGCTTGTGTTCGCTTTTATCGTTTTTATTTTCCTGAAAAGTTACCGCCAGATTGACGCTGCGGTTGGCCAGGAAAGGGAACGGCCTGCTGGCGTCCACCGCCATGGGCGTCAAAACAGGAAAAACCGTGTTGTTGAAATACTGGCGTAGCCATTCCCCGCCCTCCGGGGAAAGATCGCCCGTGCGGGCGATAATTATGCCGTGATTGCGCAATTCTTTAATGAGCGGGAACAGATACTTATAAAATGTTTTCATCATCTTGTGCGTGGCAGCCGATACTTTGTCAAACTGAGCCGTTGCCGTAAG
This region of Acidaminococcales bacterium genomic DNA includes:
- a CDS encoding RNA degradosome polyphosphate kinase, with amino-acid sequence MPKYAPLSKSKFNMPENFINRELSWLKFNARVLNESTVRELPLLERLRFISIAAANLDEFFMVRVANLIDLLESGYQGRDPAGLTATAQFDKVSAATHKMMKTFYKYLFPLIKELRNHGIIIARTGDLSPEGGEWLRQYFNNTVFPVLTPMAVDASRPFPFLANRSVNLAVTFQENKNDKSEHKHIAFVQVPSVLPRLLEVKTNDSGRVFVFLEELIMQYCQALFPGHKIKTVLPFRITRNADLYIDDIDTDDLLKEVERSLRKRSRGDVVRLEVNAADDDEIIIFLKKNLSLDKSDIYEINGPLDLTCFFKLANMPDFASLCNAPQPPQTPADLLCCDDILALAKEKDIMLHHPFESFEPLVKLVCNAAEDPEVLAIKQTLYRVSGNSPIVDALARAAENGKQVTVLVELKARFDEENNITWAKRLEKSGCHVIYGLVGLKTHSKIILIVRLENGRIKRYVHLGTGNYNDNTAALYTDMGIITSNEQIGADASAFFNVLSGYSEPPLLDKLAMAPIGLREKFYKLINNEIAIAKNGGTGRIIAKMNSLIDRDMILKLYEASHAGVRIDLIVRGICGLIGGKQNVSENIAVRSIVGRYLEHTRIFYFFNGGEEEVYLSSADWMERNLNDRVELLFPVERGEHIERIKNILDVYLKDNVKAYTMGSNGTYRRFGSRPPQIDAQAELYRSACEYAQSGQPSLQQKMRPLYKKEENNYLEEDRV
- a CDS encoding helical backbone metal receptor; translated protein: MNKREYILFIMFFLIAAGLAGEGALRPPSVEDRPRQKITKIVSLSPSNTEILFALGADAEIVGVTTYCDYPAQALSKEKIGGFFAPDIEKIVLLGPDVVFANSTLQSEAIRQLQRAGLYVMPVKNADIDEILASVDTIAQTIGREKEGGALRQKLDAGRREAKTRLARHTDKPRVFIEVWDKPILTVGRRSYLSGLVAEAGGINVAGGADADYYNWDIEKIYAANPDVYLRLRGNDMGSRADIMPDTLRELGAVRGGRVVTVFGDWIVRPGPRSIEALPQIVDAVYGEGR
- a CDS encoding ABC transporter ATP-binding protein, giving the protein MDKSLLVADNVSVRLGKATILADFSFALNKGEFWGVLGPNGSGKTTFLKTLGGWLPCCKGAVFWEGRPLADMERKAVARRIGMVAVEEGNNSFTVEETIFMGRFAHLGRFARVEADDKGKVEEAMRSVGISDKRGRFMHQLSQGERQKVWVARALAQDVDVLLLDEPTAHLDVKSQSEVFSILENLCVSAGLAVVAILHDVNLALCFSSHLLLIQNRKVKAAGRKENILDAEKFTELYQLPFTLQQSGASCWAKINYK
- a CDS encoding PBP1A family penicillin-binding protein → MPDKYAKSAAKKTAGKKRAKLNLLRLFAVVFVIGFVIICGTIIGFVTASVKNLPEQLGSLEPAAASQFFDNRGSLIATTKSEENRIPVKLSQIPKDVQDAFIAVEDIRFYQHAGIDLRAILRAAWSNITNTQIAEGGSTITQQLAKNTVLTQEQTLNRKIQEVVVALKIEEKYTKSEILEMYLNQIYFGQGAYGVQSASMVYFGKDVGKLSLAQAAMLAGIPKSPNYFSPLANFDAAKERQHIVLDQMAKYKFITPEEAKAAREEKIDVTSHRKAASNKLDYYIDYVTQILIDKFGADAVYKEGLKVYTSIDMAVQRAAENAMRDVPVYETDANGLEQPQGALIALDPRDGQIKAMIGGRGTDQFNRAVLAVRQPGSAFKPFVYLAAIDSGLTSATIMDDKDLKLPGGWSPRNYDWTFHGKISMRTALVNSYNIPAVFLAQQVTPERVLSFAQKMGISTLVLSGNVNDINLAMALGGLTRGVTPLEMASAFGVFAQNGLYTEPVAVMKVVDRNNKTIFMARTNSRQVVPVNSAYIVNNMMQDVISRGTGYAANIGRPAAGKTGTTSEYKDAWFVGFTPDLSAAVWIGIDSGGDLRGMTGGDLPARLWGKFMAEALKDTPAQNFKRPPGVIIPPEPVIKKDTDPVEKDKKQPGASPPIKRPPPAAKNADKNDSKKPAETPPPSNRRRTGDSKL
- a CDS encoding iron ABC transporter permease is translated as MKTSWSFVLAFAALLISVCLLLSAGAHEIGFAHFVRSLLGFGDNFTAQEELIVWRLRWPRILLSLTVGAALATAGVCQQAIFKNPLAEPFILGISGGAALGAAIAIIAGYPNLIAFMAFVGGISTVAIVKGLDAKFAVTGSITHLLLAGVAISSLASACLSALMSLYSQQMQLIFFWIMGSVAMPPDNYPFICGFIVLCIIITCGYARELDLISIGDEQAFFLGVEVKKVRNVILFLSAVITSLAVSMSGSIGFIGLVAPHLLRNWTGASHVTLLPLSAVWGGIMLLWADGLIRLAPWFSALPVGVVTALFGAPFFLYILWARGRM
- a CDS encoding TonB-dependent receptor, with product MKRKKFFAGLLGVFALGAPAVALAEDNAAEFELAPIVVTATRVASDTKEVAAAVQVITKDDMERIGAQDLGQVLRLATGIQVVGGTGKKSINIRGFDSRFSMIMVDGRRLAAEPDQLFELGRIPLANIERVEIVRGPQSALYGTEALGGVVNIITRNAKEQSFNLSLDLGRYAHDKSDTGNYDFNFQSGQAGRFRYSLYASYRDSQPLYRGPGYTYQPYGWHRDVGTRIDYDLSPTETLTLNLSYGEERTNEITFRPNPSFLRRTLDNNRRDEQSLSYTRKAEGTELFFRYYQGRLSKDVDQLNNTTGALMNSGSWVRAERVMRVLEGRLTRKINERHTLVAGAEYRPEKFRGTAVNTGEGIFYVTYAGTTKQGSTAWLDYLGLYVQDEWRVTPKFKTILALRYDDNNKFGSDFSPKLGLIYQFDDASRLKINAAKAFRSPTPNQLYNMTAGQIGNPNLRSEKANSYDLSYEKEFARSRYKITWFYNDVKNLIDISSGQYTNIDKATIQGLEAEYAVKLGKNWSWANSYALLDATNDTTHARLPNRARDLFTSRLSWDDHKCFTADFWAQLYGSYLPANDASIANQRARSYVLWNLAGSCKLNKNTKIVAGLYNIFDKRDEDTLEMGRYWHVSMRLSF